The following are encoded together in the Mycteria americana isolate JAX WOST 10 ecotype Jacksonville Zoo and Gardens chromosome 2, USCA_MyAme_1.0, whole genome shotgun sequence genome:
- the LOC142405670 gene encoding putative G-protein coupled receptor 141: MPNSSVTQQNHSSNETLLGTPERLRTVLIALYIINLAGGTLGVIMMSHQLFKRRSQSVMTIIIISLLVLHTSMLLSIPFRLSYYVLQEWKFGRFTCKLASAIIYLHMYTTFTFYVAIIIIRLFRLEFRKCYTTTWVMAVWLVGALVVAPVLLSYYGTSKPYNSSECFQFHKEIQEVPMVIINYCLVGILVAVCAVLTVIQLCVICRLAVKYWPDINSHVEFRAQAKSFFFILVTLVCFMPHHVFRVYYIQNCHLDKDHKLLPYNEIFLALTTMCCLDMLCFIAGIAH; the protein is encoded by the coding sequence ATGCCTAACAGTAGCGTAACCCAGCAGAACCATTCCTCCAACGAGACGCTGCTGGGCACCCCGGAGAGGCTCCGCACCGTTCTCATAGCCCTGTACATCATCAACCTCGCTGGCGGCACCCTCGGGGTCATCATGATGTCCCATCAGTTGTTTAAAAGGAGATCACAATCTGTGATGACCATTATCATCATCAGCCTCCTGGTGCTGCACACCTCTATGCTACTCAGCATCCCCTTCCGCCTCAGCTATTACGTTTTACAGGAATGGAAATTTGGGAGGTTCACCTGCAAGCTAGCAAGCGCCATCATTTACCTCCACATGTACACCACCTTCACGTTTTACGTGGCTATCATCATAATACGCCTCTTCCGACTCGAGTTTAGGAAGTGCTACACGACAACCTGGGTGATGGCTGTCTGGCTGGTGGGAGCACTGGTGGTCGCACCTGTTCTTCTCTCGTACTATGGCACCTCTAAGCCATACAACTCCTCCGAATGCTTTCAGTTCCACAAGGAGATACAAGAGGTGCCCATGGTGATCATAAACTACTGCTTGGTTGGGATTTTGGTGGCGGTTTGTGCTGTGCTCACCGTAATCCAGTTGTGTGTGATCTGTAGACTGGCTGTGAAATACTGGCCTGACATCAACTCCCATGTGGAATTCAGGGCTCAGGCAAAGAGTTTCTTCTTCATCTTGGTAACATTAGTGTGCTTTATGCCTCATCATGTATTCAGAGTATATTACATCCAAAACTGCCACCTGGATAAAGACCATAAACTACTCCCATACAATGAAATTTTTTTAGCTTTAACAACAATGTGCTGTTTGGATATGTTGTGCTTCATAGCAGGAATAGCCCACTGA